From a region of the Bradyrhizobium sp. KBS0727 genome:
- a CDS encoding VWA domain-containing protein, with protein sequence MFLQFFTSLRDAQVPVTLREYLTLMEALDADLADQTVENFYYLSRATLVKDERNLDKFDRVFGTVFKGLESLLDAMEKADIPAEWLKKLAEKYLTEEEKKQIEAMGWDKLMETLRKRLEEQKGRHQGGSKWIGTAGTSPFGAQGYNPEGVRIGQEKNRNNRAVKVWDKREFKDLDGNVELGIRNIKIALRRLRKFARTGAPDELDLDNTIKETANHGYLDVVMRPERRNAVKLLVFFDIGGSMDSHIEQVEELFSAAKTEFKHMEYFYFHNCLYEGVWKQNKRRFTDRTPTWDVLHKYPHDYKVVFVGDASMSPYEIMVPGGSVEHVNEEAGSVWLDRVTRTYPHAVWLNPVAQKHWDYSESTTIVRRLFSERMFPITIEGLEAAMKELVR encoded by the coding sequence ATGTTCCTGCAATTCTTTACATCGCTGCGCGACGCTCAGGTGCCCGTTACTTTACGGGAATACCTGACGCTGATGGAGGCGCTCGACGCCGATCTCGCCGATCAGACGGTCGAGAACTTTTATTACCTGTCCCGCGCCACTCTGGTGAAGGACGAACGCAACCTCGACAAGTTCGACCGCGTCTTCGGTACCGTGTTCAAGGGGCTGGAAAGCCTGCTGGACGCGATGGAGAAGGCGGACATTCCCGCCGAATGGCTGAAGAAGCTCGCCGAGAAATACCTCACCGAGGAAGAGAAGAAGCAGATCGAGGCGATGGGCTGGGACAAGCTCATGGAGACGCTTCGCAAGCGGCTTGAGGAACAGAAGGGCCGCCACCAGGGCGGCAGCAAATGGATCGGCACCGCCGGCACCTCGCCGTTCGGCGCCCAGGGCTATAATCCCGAAGGCGTGCGGATCGGGCAGGAAAAGAACCGCAACAACCGCGCCGTCAAAGTGTGGGACAAGCGCGAGTTCAAGGATCTCGACGGCAATGTCGAGCTCGGCATCCGCAACATCAAGATCGCACTTCGGCGCCTGCGCAAATTCGCGCGCACCGGCGCGCCGGACGAACTCGATCTCGACAACACGATCAAGGAGACCGCCAACCACGGCTATCTCGACGTGGTCATGCGCCCCGAGCGGCGCAACGCGGTCAAGCTGCTGGTGTTCTTCGATATCGGCGGCTCGATGGATTCGCATATCGAGCAGGTCGAGGAACTGTTCTCGGCGGCGAAGACCGAATTCAAGCACATGGAGTATTTCTACTTCCACAACTGCCTGTACGAAGGCGTGTGGAAGCAGAACAAGCGCCGCTTCACCGATCGCACGCCGACCTGGGACGTGCTGCATAAATACCCGCACGACTACAAGGTGGTGTTCGTCGGCGACGCCTCTATGTCGCCTTACGAGATCATGGTGCCCGGCGGCTCGGTCGAGCACGTCAATGAAGAAGCGGGCTCGGTCTGGCTCGACCGCGTGACGCGGACCTATCCGCATGCGGTGTGGCTCAATCCGGTGGCGCAGAAGCACTGGGACTATTCGGAATCCACCACCATCGTCCGCCGGCTGTTTTCGGAGCGGATGTTCCCGATCACGATCGAGGGACTCGAAGCCGCGATGAAGGAACTGGTGCGGTGA
- a CDS encoding GlsB/YeaQ/YmgE family stress response membrane protein, giving the protein MGIIAALVIGAIAGWLAGLIVRGAGFGLIGNIVIGIIGALLASWLLPQLGVSLGGSAIRDIVNATIGAVIILVILSFIRRA; this is encoded by the coding sequence ATGGGCATCATTGCGGCACTCGTCATCGGCGCGATCGCGGGCTGGCTGGCCGGACTGATCGTGCGCGGCGCCGGTTTCGGTCTGATCGGCAACATCGTGATCGGCATCATCGGCGCGCTGTTGGCGAGTTGGCTGTTGCCGCAACTTGGCGTCAGCCTCGGCGGCAGCGCGATCAGAGATATCGTCAACGCCACCATCGGCGCGGTGATCATCCTGGTCATCCTGTCGTTCATCAGACGCGCCTGA
- a CDS encoding MoxR family ATPase, with translation MKFTGTKNYVATDDLKVAVNASIVLERPLLIKGEPGTGKTVLAEEVAKALGAPLLTWHIKSTTKAQQGLYEYDAVSRLRDSQLGDSRVSDISNYIKRGKLWEAFTHEKRPVLLIDEIDKADIEFPNDLLLELDRMEFFVYETGENIKASLRPIVMITSNNEKELPDAFLRRCFFHYIKFPDADTMNKIVDVHFPGIKKRLVEEALRIFFEVREVPGLKKKPSTSELLDWLKLLLNEDITPEMLRERDPRKLIPPLHGALLKNEQDVHLFERLAFLSRREV, from the coding sequence ATGAAATTTACCGGTACCAAGAACTACGTCGCCACCGACGACCTCAAGGTCGCCGTCAACGCTTCGATCGTGCTCGAGCGCCCGCTCCTGATCAAGGGCGAGCCCGGCACCGGCAAAACCGTGCTGGCGGAGGAAGTCGCCAAGGCGCTCGGCGCCCCGCTTCTGACCTGGCACATCAAGTCCACCACCAAGGCGCAGCAGGGCCTCTATGAATACGACGCGGTGTCGCGCCTGCGCGACAGCCAGCTCGGCGACAGCCGAGTGTCGGATATCTCCAACTACATCAAGCGCGGTAAATTGTGGGAAGCCTTCACCCATGAGAAGCGCCCGGTACTGCTGATCGACGAAATCGACAAGGCCGATATCGAATTTCCCAACGACCTGCTGCTCGAACTCGATCGCATGGAGTTCTTCGTCTACGAGACCGGCGAAAACATCAAGGCGAGCTTGCGCCCGATCGTGATGATCACCTCGAACAACGAGAAGGAACTGCCGGACGCGTTCCTGCGCCGCTGCTTCTTCCACTACATCAAGTTCCCCGATGCCGACACTATGAACAAGATCGTCGACGTCCACTTCCCCGGCATCAAGAAACGCCTGGTGGAAGAGGCGCTCCGTATCTTCTTCGAGGTGCGCGAAGTGCCGGGCCTGAAGAAGAAGCCGTCGACCTCGGAACTGCTCGACTGGCTGAAGCTGCTGCTCAACGAGGACATCACCCCGGAAATGCTGAGGGAGCGTGACCCGCGCAAGCTGATCCCGCCGCTGCACGGCGCGCTGCTCAAGAACGAGCAGGACGTGCATCTGTTCGAGCGGCTGGCCTTCCTCAGCCGACGCGAAGTGTAA
- a CDS encoding NAD(P)/FAD-dependent oxidoreductase, with product MNVQTQIDKTLPRATEHFDVLIAGAGISGVGAAYHLIKQCPGTTFVALETQKTFGGTWSTHRYPGIRSDSDLHTFGYSFKPWTSAPIASAAEILKYMGEVIAENDLGRHIRYQHTITAATWSSTENLWTIDAVRTDTGEQLRFTTNFFWMCQGYYRHTEGYTPEWKDMAKFKGPIVHPQKWPEDLDYKNKRVIVIGSGATAATLIPAMAKDCAHITMLQRSPTYFRTGRNAIEITETLRQLQVDEAWIHEITRRKILFDQDAFTRKTFEEPEAAKKDLLSAVEAYLGKDYDIATHFTPRYRPWRQRIAFIPDGDLFQGIKSGKASVVTDEIDRFTEKGILLKSGKELEADIIVTATGFNLSANGDIEFAVDGKKLDFADTVTYRGMMFTGVPNLVWVFGYFRASWTLRVDLVADFVCRMLKHMEQTGVKKVTAELRAEDHNMPLLPWIDPENFNPGYMMRGMHLMPKRGDKPEWQHNQDYWAEKDEFPNIDLKDKAFVYGA from the coding sequence ATGAACGTTCAAACCCAGATCGACAAAACCTTGCCCCGCGCCACCGAGCATTTCGACGTCCTGATCGCGGGCGCCGGCATCTCCGGCGTCGGTGCGGCCTATCACCTCATCAAGCAGTGTCCGGGAACGACCTTCGTCGCGCTCGAAACCCAGAAGACGTTCGGCGGCACCTGGAGCACGCATCGTTATCCGGGCATCCGCTCCGACAGCGATCTGCACACCTTCGGCTACAGCTTCAAGCCATGGACCAGCGCGCCGATCGCGAGCGCCGCCGAGATTTTGAAATACATGGGCGAAGTGATCGCGGAAAACGACCTCGGCCGCCATATCCGCTACCAGCACACCATCACCGCGGCGACTTGGTCGAGCACGGAAAACCTCTGGACCATCGATGCGGTGCGCACCGACACCGGCGAGCAGCTTCGCTTCACCACCAATTTCTTCTGGATGTGCCAGGGCTATTACCGCCACACCGAAGGCTACACGCCGGAGTGGAAGGACATGGCCAAGTTCAAGGGCCCGATCGTCCATCCGCAGAAATGGCCTGAAGATCTCGACTACAAGAACAAGCGCGTGATCGTGATCGGGTCCGGCGCCACCGCCGCGACGCTGATCCCGGCGATGGCCAAGGATTGCGCGCACATCACCATGCTGCAGCGCTCGCCGACCTATTTCCGCACCGGACGCAACGCGATCGAAATCACCGAAACGCTGCGCCAGTTGCAGGTCGATGAAGCGTGGATCCACGAAATCACCCGGCGCAAGATCCTGTTCGACCAGGACGCCTTTACCCGCAAGACGTTCGAGGAGCCGGAAGCCGCCAAGAAGGACCTGCTCTCCGCCGTCGAGGCCTATCTCGGCAAGGATTACGACATCGCCACCCACTTCACGCCAAGGTACCGGCCGTGGCGGCAGCGCATCGCCTTCATTCCCGACGGCGACCTGTTCCAGGGCATCAAGTCCGGCAAGGCCTCCGTCGTCACCGACGAGATCGACCGCTTCACCGAGAAGGGCATCCTGCTGAAATCCGGCAAGGAACTCGAAGCCGACATCATCGTCACCGCGACCGGTTTCAACCTCTCGGCCAATGGCGACATCGAATTTGCCGTCGACGGCAAGAAGCTCGATTTCGCCGATACCGTGACCTATCGCGGCATGATGTTCACCGGCGTGCCCAACCTGGTCTGGGTGTTCGGGTATTTCCGCGCCAGTTGGACGCTGCGCGTCGACCTGGTCGCCGACTTCGTTTGCCGGATGCTCAAGCACATGGAGCAAACCGGCGTGAAGAAGGTGACGGCGGAACTTCGGGCCGAAGACCACAACATGCCGCTGCTGCCCTGGATCGACCCGGAAAACTTCAACCCCGGCTACATGATGCGCGGCATGCATCTGATGCCCAAACGCGGCGACAAGCCGGAATGGCAGCACAACCAGGACTATTGGGCGGAAAAGGACGAATTTCCGAACATCGACCTGAAGGACAAGGCCTTCGTGTACGGCGCCTGA
- a CDS encoding aromatic ring-hydroxylating dioxygenase subunit alpha codes for MPTSFPLNAWYAAAWDVDLKHALFPRTICGKHVVMYRQSNGQVSALEDACWHRLVPLSKGRLDGDTVICGYHGLKYNAQGRCTYMPSQETINPSACVRAYPVVERHRFVWLWMGDPALADPALVPDMHWNDDPAWAGDGKTIHVKCDYRLVVDNLMDLTHETFVHGSSIGNDHVAEAPFDVTHGDSTVTVTRWMHGIEAPPFWAAQLQKPGPVDRWQIIHFQAPGTVNIDVGVAPAGSGAPDGDRSQGVNGFVLNTMTPETETTCHYFWAFARNHRITEQKLTTEIREGVSGIFKEDETILEAQQRAMDANPDRTFYNLNIDAGAMWARRVIDRMVARETSPQHAQAAE; via the coding sequence ATGCCCACCTCTTTTCCGCTCAATGCCTGGTATGCCGCCGCCTGGGACGTCGATCTCAAGCACGCGCTGTTTCCGCGCACGATCTGCGGCAAGCATGTCGTGATGTACCGCCAATCCAACGGGCAGGTCAGCGCGCTGGAAGATGCCTGCTGGCATCGTCTGGTGCCGCTGTCGAAGGGTCGGCTCGACGGCGACACCGTGATCTGCGGCTATCACGGCCTGAAATACAACGCGCAGGGCCGCTGCACCTACATGCCTTCGCAGGAGACCATCAACCCGTCGGCCTGCGTGCGCGCCTATCCCGTAGTCGAACGGCATCGTTTCGTCTGGCTGTGGATGGGCGATCCGGCACTCGCGGACCCTGCGCTGGTGCCGGACATGCACTGGAACGACGACCCCGCCTGGGCCGGCGACGGCAAGACCATTCACGTGAAGTGCGACTATCGCCTCGTGGTCGACAATCTGATGGACCTCACCCACGAGACCTTCGTGCACGGCTCCAGCATCGGCAACGATCACGTCGCCGAGGCCCCGTTCGACGTTACCCACGGCGACAGCACGGTCACGGTGACGCGCTGGATGCACGGCATCGAGGCGCCGCCGTTCTGGGCGGCGCAGTTGCAGAAGCCCGGTCCGGTCGACCGCTGGCAGATCATCCATTTCCAGGCGCCCGGCACCGTCAACATTGACGTTGGCGTCGCCCCGGCAGGCTCCGGCGCGCCGGACGGTGACCGCTCGCAGGGCGTCAACGGCTTCGTGCTCAACACCATGACGCCGGAGACCGAAACCACCTGCCACTATTTCTGGGCTTTCGCGCGCAATCACCGCATCACCGAACAGAAGCTCACCACCGAAATCCGTGAAGGCGTTTCCGGCATCTTCAAGGAGGATGAAACCATCCTCGAAGCGCAGCAGCGCGCGATGGACGCGAACCCGGATCGCACCTTCTACAATCTCAACATCGACGCCGGCGCGATGTGGGCGCGGCGCGTGATCGACCGCATGGTGGCGCGCGAGACCTCGCCGCAACACGCCCAGGCCGCGGAGTAG
- a CDS encoding GntR family transcriptional regulator, with protein MSERDAERSVSQTVRAQLALRDMILSGQLRPGERISELQAVDITGVSRTPVRLALVRLEDEGLLQAIPSGGFMVKAFTERDILDSIELRGTLEGLAARFAAERGVSARSLEPLKECLADIDQLVRQDPISVEAFSAYVTMNARFHAILNELSASAPVIREIDRVSALPFASPSGFVMAQSALPEAHQILLIAQDHHRIVVDAIENREGARAEAIMREHSRLAARNLRLALRNRAHLDLLPALALLKSSAD; from the coding sequence ATGAGCGAACGCGACGCCGAACGCTCCGTCTCGCAGACCGTGCGGGCCCAGCTCGCGCTGCGCGACATGATCCTGTCCGGTCAGTTGCGGCCGGGCGAGCGCATTTCCGAACTGCAGGCGGTCGACATCACCGGCGTGTCGCGGACGCCGGTGCGGCTGGCGCTGGTCCGGCTCGAGGACGAGGGCCTGCTGCAGGCGATCCCGTCCGGCGGCTTCATGGTGAAGGCGTTCACCGAACGCGACATTCTCGATTCGATCGAGCTGCGCGGCACGCTGGAGGGGCTGGCCGCCCGGTTTGCCGCCGAGCGCGGCGTCAGCGCCCGCAGCCTCGAGCCGCTGAAGGAATGCCTCGCCGACATCGATCAACTGGTCCGGCAGGATCCGATCTCGGTCGAGGCGTTTTCGGCCTATGTGACGATGAACGCCCGCTTCCACGCCATTCTCAACGAACTGTCCGCCAGCGCGCCGGTGATCCGCGAGATCGACCGCGTCTCGGCGCTGCCGTTCGCAAGCCCAAGCGGATTCGTGATGGCACAGTCGGCTCTCCCCGAGGCGCATCAGATCCTGCTGATCGCGCAGGATCATCACCGCATCGTGGTCGACGCCATCGAGAATCGCGAGGGCGCCCGCGCCGAAGCCATCATGCGCGAACACTCCCGGCTCGCAGCCCGAAATTTGCGGCTGGCGCTGCGCAACCGCGCGCATCTCGACCTGCTGCCGGCCCTCGCTTTGCTCAAATCGTCCGCCGACTAG
- a CDS encoding PDR/VanB family oxidoreductase — protein sequence MRFAEQWSWCTVETIRDVTPAIREFRLRPDNGQVPPCPPGSHISVAVLIDGQPARRSYSLVANHDPGTYRIAVRRAPDSRGGSRGMWNLQPGARIEISSPASLIEIDWSRKHYCLIAGGIGITPITGIAAALRRRNVDATLHYAVKSRGDAAFLDELSALLGDRLIVHAGDEGARIDLDATFRALPDDAITVMCGPMRMLEAARRAWNAAGRAPADLRYETFGSSGLMPTTEFRVRLKDSDTELVVSQTSSMLDALNGAGFEVMSDCQRGECGVCAVDVVAIDGEIDHRDVFFSDAQKQDNRKICPCVSRAIGVVTIDTLYRPEVV from the coding sequence ATGCGCTTTGCCGAGCAATGGAGCTGGTGCACCGTGGAGACGATCCGCGACGTGACGCCCGCGATCCGTGAATTCCGCTTGCGTCCCGACAACGGCCAGGTGCCGCCCTGCCCGCCCGGCAGCCACATCAGCGTCGCCGTGCTGATCGACGGACAGCCAGCCAGACGCAGCTACTCGCTGGTGGCCAACCACGATCCCGGCACCTATCGCATCGCGGTGCGGCGGGCGCCGGACAGCCGCGGCGGCTCGCGCGGCATGTGGAATTTGCAGCCCGGCGCGCGGATCGAAATCTCCAGCCCGGCGTCGCTGATCGAGATCGACTGGAGCCGGAAGCACTACTGCCTGATCGCCGGCGGCATCGGCATCACGCCGATCACCGGCATTGCCGCCGCCCTGCGCCGCCGGAACGTCGACGCAACGCTGCACTATGCCGTGAAATCGCGCGGCGACGCCGCGTTCCTCGACGAGTTGTCCGCGCTGCTCGGCGATCGGCTGATCGTGCACGCCGGCGACGAGGGCGCGCGGATCGATCTCGATGCCACCTTCCGCGCCCTGCCCGATGACGCCATCACCGTGATGTGCGGACCGATGCGGATGCTGGAGGCCGCGCGGCGCGCCTGGAACGCCGCCGGCCGGGCGCCCGCCGACCTGCGCTACGAGACCTTCGGTTCCAGCGGCCTGATGCCGACCACTGAATTCCGCGTGCGCCTGAAGGATTCCGACACCGAGCTGGTGGTCTCGCAAACGAGTTCGATGCTCGACGCCCTGAACGGCGCCGGTTTCGAGGTGATGTCGGACTGCCAGCGCGGCGAATGCGGCGTCTGCGCCGTCGACGTCGTTGCGATCGATGGCGAGATCGATCATCGCGACGTGTTCTTCAGCGATGCCCAGAAGCAGGACAACCGCAAGATCTGTCCCTGCGTCTCGCGCGCGATCGGCGTCGTCACCATCGACACGTTGTATCGACCGGAAGTGGTTTAG
- a CDS encoding GMC family oxidoreductase yields METFDYVIIGAGSAGSVLANRLSEDSSTRVCVLEAGPTDWHPYIHLPAGFIKTFHMKSINWAYQQEVGPWTGGRSIYAPRGKTLGGSSSINGHIYNRGQRQDFDTWAQLGNRGWGYPDILPYFKRLERRIGEGDETFRGRDGNLTVTTMDWQDPLCEAFMEGAMSLGIPRNPDYNGAIQEGVSYCQRTIENGLRMSAAKAFLHPAVKRGNVDVRTHAHVTNIIFEGKRAVGVRYLKGGKGGTPVEVRANKEVILSGGTYNSPQVLQLSGVGSPELLGSLGIEVRHALPGVGEGLQDHYAPRTVARVKNIRTINEMRRGLSLWVEALKWATTRRGLLSLSPTMVYCFWHSGETTESSDLQLTFTPASYKEGVQGQLEDEPGMTIASWQQRPESRGYVRLRSADPFAPPIIQTNYLVEELDRRVVVAGMKLARRLMASAPLSQYYAYEDFPGPKVQSDDEFLAAATERGTTTFHPGCTCRMGPADAKWAVVDDQLRVHGLQGLRVVDASIMPRMISANLNASTLMIADKASDMIRGKQSLEAVKLPA; encoded by the coding sequence ATGGAAACGTTCGACTACGTGATCATCGGCGCGGGCTCCGCGGGCAGCGTGCTCGCCAACCGGCTCAGCGAGGATTCCTCGACCCGCGTCTGCGTGCTCGAAGCGGGGCCGACGGACTGGCATCCCTACATCCATCTGCCGGCCGGCTTCATCAAGACGTTCCACATGAAGAGCATCAACTGGGCCTATCAGCAGGAGGTCGGCCCGTGGACCGGCGGCCGCAGCATCTACGCGCCGCGCGGCAAGACGCTGGGCGGCTCGTCCTCGATCAACGGCCACATCTACAACCGCGGCCAGCGTCAGGATTTCGACACCTGGGCGCAGCTCGGCAATCGCGGCTGGGGCTATCCGGATATCTTGCCCTACTTCAAGCGGCTGGAACGGCGGATCGGTGAAGGCGACGAAACGTTTCGTGGGCGCGACGGCAATCTGACCGTCACCACCATGGATTGGCAGGATCCGCTGTGCGAAGCGTTCATGGAGGGGGCCATGAGCCTCGGCATCCCGCGCAACCCCGACTACAACGGCGCGATCCAGGAGGGCGTGTCGTACTGCCAGCGCACGATCGAGAACGGCCTGCGCATGAGCGCAGCGAAGGCATTCCTGCATCCGGCGGTGAAGCGGGGCAACGTCGATGTGCGGACGCACGCGCATGTCACCAACATCATCTTCGAAGGCAAGCGCGCCGTCGGCGTGCGCTACCTCAAAGGTGGCAAGGGCGGCACGCCGGTCGAGGTGCGCGCCAACAAGGAAGTCATCCTGTCCGGCGGCACTTATAATTCGCCGCAAGTGCTGCAGTTGTCAGGTGTCGGCTCGCCGGAATTGCTGGGCTCGCTCGGCATCGAGGTGCGTCATGCGCTGCCGGGCGTCGGCGAAGGCCTGCAGGACCATTACGCGCCGCGCACGGTCGCGCGCGTCAAGAACATCCGGACCATCAATGAAATGCGGCGCGGCCTCAGCCTCTGGGTCGAGGCGCTGAAATGGGCCACCACGCGGCGCGGCCTGCTCTCGCTGTCGCCGACCATGGTCTATTGCTTCTGGCACTCCGGCGAGACCACCGAGAGCTCGGATCTCCAACTCACCTTTACGCCGGCGAGCTACAAGGAGGGCGTGCAGGGCCAGCTCGAGGACGAGCCCGGCATGACCATCGCGTCCTGGCAGCAGCGCCCCGAAAGCCGCGGCTATGTCCGTCTGCGTTCGGCCGATCCGTTTGCGCCGCCGATCATTCAGACCAACTATCTGGTCGAGGAACTCGACCGCCGCGTCGTCGTCGCCGGCATGAAGCTGGCGCGCCGGCTGATGGCCTCCGCGCCGCTGTCGCAATACTACGCCTATGAGGACTTCCCCGGGCCGAAGGTGCAGAGCGACGACGAATTCCTCGCCGCCGCCACCGAGCGCGGCACCACCACGTTCCATCCCGGCTGCACCTGCCGCATGGGACCGGCGGATGCCAAATGGGCCGTGGTCGACGACCAGCTGCGCGTGCACGGGCTGCAGGGCCTGCGCGTGGTCGATGCCTCGATCATGCCGCGGATGATCTCGGCCAACCTCAACGCCTCGACCTTGATGATCGCCGACAAGGCCTCCGACATGATCCGCGGCAAGCAGTCACTGGAGGCGGTGAAGCTGCCGGCCTAA
- a CDS encoding GNAT family N-acetyltransferase: protein MPFLEPVTLRGEHARLEPLSQDQCDGLTEAVGDGDLWKLWYTAVPTPEGMRKEIDRRLGLLAAGAMLPFTVYDADGKIAGMTTYMNVDAANRRVEIGSTWYAKRVQRSAVNTQCKLLLLTHAFEKMNCIAVEFRTHFFNHQSRRGIERLGAKQDGILRSHQIAPNGTLRDTVVYSIIASEWPTVKAHLTYQLNEKPR, encoded by the coding sequence ATGCCCTTCCTTGAACCTGTCACCTTGCGCGGCGAACACGCGCGGCTCGAGCCGTTGTCGCAAGATCAATGCGACGGGCTCACGGAAGCCGTCGGCGACGGCGACCTGTGGAAGCTCTGGTATACCGCCGTTCCCACGCCGGAAGGCATGCGCAAGGAAATCGATCGCCGGCTTGGTCTGCTCGCCGCCGGCGCGATGCTGCCGTTCACGGTTTACGATGCCGACGGCAAGATCGCGGGCATGACGACCTACATGAACGTCGATGCCGCCAACCGCCGCGTCGAGATCGGTTCGACCTGGTATGCCAAGCGCGTGCAGCGCAGCGCGGTCAATACGCAATGCAAGCTGCTGCTGTTGACCCATGCGTTCGAGAAGATGAATTGCATCGCGGTCGAGTTCCGCACGCATTTCTTCAATCACCAGAGTCGGCGCGGCATCGAGCGGCTCGGCGCCAAGCAGGACGGCATTTTACGCAGCCACCAGATCGCGCCGAACGGCACGTTGCGCGATACCGTGGTTTACAGCATCATCGCCAGCGAATGGCCGACGGTGAAGGCGCATCTTACCTATCAACTCAACGAAAAGCCGCGGTAA
- a CDS encoding SMP-30/gluconolactonase/LRE family protein, translated as MANVRVIATDLEFPEGPVVMPDGSVVLVEIRGKRLTRVWPDGRKEVVAEILGGPNGAALGPDGKMYVCNNGGFSWIPTRNTFMPGPPSAAEYIGGSIQRVDLATGKVETVIDRVGEHPLKGPNDLVFDKHGGLWFTDLGKRRARDMDVGAFYYIKPGMKEIVEGAFGMMPANGIGLSPDENTVYVAETPTARLWAFDLAAPGEVKPRDPIYRGERGKPIAGLGGYQMFDSLAVEASGNVCVATLISGCISVIAPDGKIVEQVETGDRMTTNIAFGGPDLKTAYITLSGRGELVAMDWARPGLALNFLNK; from the coding sequence ATGGCCAATGTTCGCGTAATCGCCACCGATCTGGAATTTCCGGAAGGGCCCGTCGTCATGCCCGACGGCTCGGTGGTGCTGGTCGAAATCCGCGGCAAAAGGCTGACGCGGGTCTGGCCGGATGGCCGCAAGGAAGTGGTCGCGGAAATCCTGGGCGGCCCCAATGGCGCAGCCCTCGGTCCTGACGGCAAGATGTACGTCTGCAATAACGGCGGCTTTAGCTGGATTCCGACCCGCAATACCTTCATGCCGGGCCCGCCGTCGGCGGCCGAATATATCGGTGGCTCGATCCAGCGCGTCGATCTCGCCACCGGCAAGGTCGAGACCGTGATCGATAGAGTCGGCGAGCATCCGCTGAAGGGGCCGAACGACCTGGTATTCGACAAGCACGGCGGACTCTGGTTCACTGATCTCGGCAAGCGCCGCGCCCGCGACATGGATGTCGGCGCGTTTTACTACATCAAGCCCGGCATGAAGGAGATCGTCGAAGGCGCGTTCGGCATGATGCCCGCCAACGGCATCGGCCTGTCGCCGGACGAGAACACCGTCTATGTGGCGGAGACGCCGACGGCGCGGCTGTGGGCGTTCGATCTTGCCGCGCCCGGCGAGGTCAAGCCGCGCGATCCGATTTATCGCGGCGAACGCGGCAAGCCGATCGCGGGTCTCGGCGGCTACCAGATGTTCGATTCGCTGGCCGTGGAAGCCTCCGGCAATGTCTGCGTCGCGACGCTGATCTCGGGCTGTATCTCGGTGATCGCGCCCGATGGCAAAATCGTCGAGCAGGTCGAGACCGGCGACCGCATGACCACCAACATCGCCTTCGGCGGCCCCGATCTGAAGACGGCCTACATCACGCTATCAGGCAGGGGCGAACTGGTCGCGATGGACTGGGCGCGGCCCGGGCTGGCGCTGAATTTTTTGAATAAGTGA
- a CDS encoding HU family DNA-binding protein, which produces MAKMTKNQLIDAIAEATQISKGDVKSVVEQMATVGYKELNEAGEFVIPGFVKMSVVHKPATEARSGINPFTKEPMEFAAKPASKSVKASPLKVVKDAV; this is translated from the coding sequence ATGGCAAAGATGACCAAGAACCAATTGATCGATGCAATTGCAGAGGCAACACAGATCTCCAAGGGAGATGTAAAGTCCGTCGTGGAGCAGATGGCGACCGTCGGCTACAAGGAATTGAATGAAGCAGGCGAGTTCGTTATTCCCGGCTTCGTCAAAATGTCCGTCGTGCACAAGCCTGCTACCGAGGCCCGCAGCGGGATCAATCCCTTTACGAAAGAGCCAATGGAGTTCGCGGCCAAGCCGGCCAGCAAGTCGGTCAAGGCATCTCCGCTGAAGGTCGTAAAAGACGCTGTTTAA